DNA from Chloroflexi bacterium ADurb.Bin180:
CCCGGTCTTCTCGTCTATGGGATGGCACCATCGCGCGAGACACAGCCCCCATTCGAGCTACAGCGTGCGTTGACCCTCAAGAGCACGGTAACGAAGATCCGTGACCTGCAGCCAGGGGCGACGATCAGCTACGGCGGCACGTTCGTTGCTACGCATCCAATGCGCGCCGCCCTGGTCACGATGGGTTACGGTGATGGGTACCCGCGGCTGCTCTCCAACCGTGGCCAGGTTCTCATCCGTGGACAACGCGCTCCCATCCGCGGCCGCATCTGTATGGACCAGATGGTCGTTGAAGTCACCGACATCGCTGGCGTCGAAGTGGGCGATGAGGTCGTCGCCATTGGCTGTCAGGGCGACGCGGAGATCACGGCCGAGGAGGTCGCGGGCTGGGCCCAGACCATTAACTACGAGATTGTCACAGGCCTATTGCCCCAGGTTGTCCGCGTGTACCGGCGCAACGGCACCTATCCCTCTCCCAACGAAGGGCTCGATCAGTGGGCTAGCTATCTCAGTGCAGTCTAGGTACCAGTGACCTGGCTGCCGCCACGGACAACCCCTCAGAACGCCAGGCTTGTAAAGACTCTGTGGCTACTTCTCGGTCCAGGCTCTGATACTCCTCAGGTGGCATAGAATTGCTCCAGGCTTCCAATATCTCCAAACACTACGGCGATGCGCTGCTCTTGCAGAGCGTTTCGTTCACGATCAACGCTGGGGACCGCGCAGGCCTCATCGGCCCAAATCGATGCGGCAGGTCTACACTGCTCCGCATCCTTGTGGGGCAGGAGAAGCCCGATGCAGGCTCGGTCAGTCTTGATCCACCGGATCTCGAGATTGGATATCTGGAGCAGGGCCTGTCCTATTCGGACGCTGACACGTTGGACGATGTCGTGCGGTCCGGGAGACGGGCGCTGGCAAAGGCAGAGGCGGAAGTGGCCCGGCTAGCCGCAGCTCTGGCGGCAAATGATAATGCCGACGGCCTCGAGGCAAGCGACAGGCTTGATGCCTACGGAGAAGCTCTGGCACGCATGATACGCCTCGTCGAGTCCCTGCCTGCCGAACACGAGGTCTCAGCAGCGTTGGCCAGCCTCGACCTCGGTCACCTCCCGTTGGACACTCCGGTTGGGCATCTCAGTGGGGGCCAGAAGACTCGCCTGGGGCTGGCGCGCTTGCTACTCCGCAAGTACGACCTGTTGCTCCTTGATGAGCCCACCAACCACCTCGACATCGACGCGCTCGAATGGCTGGAGTCCTGGTTGCGGGACTTCACCGGCGCCGCGATCATCGTCTCTCACGACCGCGCGTTCCTCGACCGCACTGCGAACTGGATCTACGATCTGGACGAGCAGACGCATACGCTCACGCCCTATCCAGGCACCTACACCGGGTATCTTACCACCAAGCAACGCGAACTGGAACGACACTAGATGACTTCGGAGACTGGAAGATCCTCCAGGTTCAGCGACAAGACCGATGAGACTCCATCATCGCCCATCGACACCCCATAAATGGTGTCAGCGACCTCTACCGTGCCGCGATTGTGGGTGATGATGATGAACTGGGTCTCGCGGGCCAGATCGCGAAGCATCCGTCGGAACCGGCCCACGTTGGCCTCATCGAGCATCGCGTCCACTTCATCGAGAACACAGAAGGGGGTGGGACTGATTGACATCACGGCAAACACCAGCGCCACGGCTGTCAGGCTGCGTTCTCCTCCCGACAACATCGCCAGGCTCGCAGCTCGTTTTCCTGGAGGCCTTGCCAGTATCTCGACCCCAGGACGACCATCATCACCCTCGGCTAGCTCCAGTCTTGCGTTACCACCATTAAAGAGAAGCTCGAAGACACGCATGAACTCTGCCGCAATGGATTTGAAGGTGGTACTGAACATCGTGTCCATCATCTCGTCAAGTTCGTTGATGATCTCGCGCAGGTGAGCGGAGGCTTTCTCGAGATCTTCCATCTGCTCTCGCAGAAACTTGTGACGCTCAGCAAGCTCGTCGTACTCCTCTTTCGCCGCAGGGTTGACAGGTTCGAGACGGCGTAGTTGAGTCCTGAGGTCGCGAACCTGATTCTCAAGCCCTTGCGGGAGCTCAGTCACGGTCGGCAATGGGCACACGATGTCGCCAAGAGGTAGGGGCTGTTGTGTAGCAATGGTGTCGGGCAGGTTGCTGATTACGATGCCGAGTGTCTCCTCAATCTCACGCTTCAGTGCCTGGAGCTGATCCTCGCGACGACTGGCATCAACTTCGGCTTGGGCCAAGCGTTGCTCCGCTTCTCGCACTACGCGGCGTAGGCCCTGCTCGCGCTCGGCCTGAGCCTCAAGGGATACTTCAAGCTCAGCAAGCTGGCTCTCAAGCGGCACAATCTGAGAAGCAAGTTCCTCGGCTTCACGGCGTGCCTGGTCATAGCTTGTTGCCAACGTGTCTAGGGTAGTACTGAGTTGCGCAGACTCCGCAGCCAGCGCCTCAAGCCGCTGTTCCTGTTCGGAGATCTGTCGCCTCAGCCGATGCACTTCGCGCTGTCGACTCTCGACGTACACCCTGCGACTCTCGAGCTCCTGCTCCAGAACCGCTACCTCGGTACGTTTTTCCGCAAGACGGCTCGACACATCATCCTCGCCGATGGATGAGAGCTCAACGGCAAGCTCAGAAAGCAGACTGTCGATTGCCGTCAGATCACTCTTGGCCTGCGAGCGCGTCTCGGTGAGCCGCTGAACTTGCGCCTGGACGCGATCGCGCTCCTCGGCAAGCTTCTCGAGCTGTGCCTGCTGCCACTGCGTGTCCTGAATGGCGCGCTCCAGTTGGCGGACTGCCTGATCCAGCGCACGGTCGCGTTCCCTAACCAAGCCGTCCGCCAATCGGCGTCGGCCAAGGCACGCTTCACGAGCCTCAGTCAGTTCCCGCACCTTGGATTCGGCTGCGGCAAGCAAAGCCTCATCTTTCGCCACAGCCTGGGCCAGATCCTGAGCCTGCTCTCTGAGCTCACGCCGTTCGCGCTCGCGTGACAAGAGACCGGGCCCTTGCGTCTCTCGGCCTTCGCCGCCGGTCACAGAACCGCTCGATCGAACAATCTCGCCCGCAAGCGTGACGATGTTGAAACTACCCCGAAGATCGCGAAGCAAGCGACGTGCGGCCTCGAGGCTCTCAGCAACCGCGGTCCTCCCCAGCAGCAGCAAGACAGCCGACTGGTAGACAGCATCGTACTCAACGAGGTCC
Protein-coding regions in this window:
- a CDS encoding putative ABC transporter ATP-binding protein; amino-acid sequence: MLQASNISKHYGDALLLQSVSFTINAGDRAGLIGPNRCGRSTLLRILVGQEKPDAGSVSLDPPDLEIGYLEQGLSYSDADTLDDVVRSGRRALAKAEAEVARLAAALAANDNADGLEASDRLDAYGEALARMIRLVESLPAEHEVSAALASLDLGHLPLDTPVGHLSGGQKTRLGLARLLLRKYDLLLLDEPTNHLDIDALEWLESWLRDFTGAAIIVSHDRAFLDRTANWIYDLDEQTHTLTPYPGTYTGYLTTKQRELERH
- the alr_2 gene encoding Alanine racemase, whose amino-acid sequence is MPEAHLAAVRPGLLVYGMAPSRETQPPFELQRALTLKSTVTKIRDLQPGATISYGGTFVATHPMRAALVTMGYGDGYPRLLSNRGQVLIRGQRAPIRGRICMDQMVVEVTDIAGVEVGDEVVAIGCQGDAEITAEEVAGWAQTINYEIVTGLLPQVVRVYRRNGTYPSPNEGLDQWASYLSAV